The Xiphophorus maculatus strain JP 163 A chromosome 5, X_maculatus-5.0-male, whole genome shotgun sequence nucleotide sequence TATTGGTAACTGGTAACCAAGGCATGAAAaaagtgatgctgtgggctccTGATAATACACAggaatcaccatagcaaccattcagACAACTGAGCAGGTTCTGGTGTATCCAGGCTACAACCTGCTTTGTGCTAATTGGACACCAGTGAAGGAACTTTCAACATGGCTTCCCAACAGCGGAAAGTGGGAGGATTTTTGGACACCAGGTGGCACCCTTCAGATTTCTTCTAAAATTATTATAGTTTAGTTAGATGTTTCGAGATATTTAGCTTTAAGTcgtttcaaaaacacaaacaattcaGACTTGATAAGTGAATAAACAAGCAGAGAGCCTGCAGCCCTTCAGCAGTCTCAGTGGTGATGGAGATAATGAGCTGCAGCCATGACAGGACGCAGGAAGGTGTTCACCTGTCAGCTGGAGCAGCAGAGAGCTTCAACTGCTCAGAGTCTGGCTGCTTTCTTATTTATGAGCAGgtgtgcagctgcagcacatCCTGGCCTGCAGCCTCATCCCCCCTCAGCTGCGGACTAAATGGTGCGTTTAGGTGCCACGCTGCGCCCGCGGACAGGCCAGAGACCAATCCCGACGCCTCATATCCAACTGGACCAGAATGTTAATATTACTGGGAGATGAGGAGAACTCACGTAGTGCTTGGACGGATTCCGCCTCTTCTCCACGTCCACAACTTTCACGTCCAGCACCGTCCGGAACTGCATCTTGATCCTGCACAGGCTTTGCATTAAAACGCTCCGGATGGATCTGCTTCCTccttagaataaaaataaataaatcacaacattCCTCGGTCCAACCCGGCAGCTTCCCGACGCAACGACAGGAAATCTGATTGAAACTTATCAATAGTCCAATATTTCAGGTCTCTCAGACAGTCTGGGCGGCTGGTGGGCGCGCAGAGGGAAAGCTGTCAccttaaaaacaggaaaaacagagaGGAGAGCTCCTTTGTGTCTGCAGCGTCGCTCAGAAAAAACCCTCCGTCTGCAGACCTGGATCCTCAGCGGCGGACCCGGCTCCCAGCAGCGGGGAGGACGGCTCGATCTCGGGAAGAAAAACCCTCTCAGAGAGACACTGATTGTGACCGGGCTGCTGCGTAATCCTGACTCATTCATTCGTCTTCCTTTTGGGCCCCAGAAGTTCTCCTGTCAGCGTCAGAGAGCCCGAAACAGCTTGATCCAAACATCCGGACCGACCCGCAGCGACGCGACGCGCCCGGGAGCCAGCTGCATGTTACCGGCTGTTACCGCTGGAAGCCACGCTGTCTGACCACCGAGCCCTCAGTCAGCTGCAGCTTTCTGGCCGGAGACACGAACCACTGGAACTGAATACAGATGTTTCACAGGCGGCCAATCAGAGGCGGCCGCTCTGCGTGGAGGCGACAGCTGACGACCCAACACTGACCCCCAGCGGAGGAAAAATGCAACACACTTATCCAGGTTTAGGTCGAAAGTCCATTAATATCGTggcaatgtattttatttgtatggaaaaatgtgaaaacaaaatatatttaagataaacataaaatgtatagtttataaaaacaaaagtcctccgatttttttcttttgaaattattgatctACATGGCAAATTCTAGATTCATAAGTGTAAATACCTGAATACTGACACCTTCCCAAAATAATGGCATAAGTCATTcttgataaaaaattattttggcaaaaaaacgTCGCAAtaatcttcagtcagaggcacTTTTACATTCAATGAAAACCTggctgctactggagatcctccCTGCCCACAGCAACACTCTGCAGACACTCAGATAATAACACCTAACGGGATAAATGaggttattttttaataactgaatatttacaaacctcaacaaagagaagcagagttataaaaaaaatcaaaatttccTCCACAGCGATGTGAGGAGGTGTTAATGTCAGACAGTAAATGACTACTGGGAgagacagctgctgctgcaggtggtTCATCAAGCTGCCGGCGCATCGGGTTGATGTAGCGACAATAAGCTTCTATGTTCATGTCGTTTCCCTGTGACAGCTTAAAAAGGAGGGAACAGATGgacaagaggaggaagaggatgggtGCCTCTGAGATAGATTTGTGTTTCTTGgcagctgttttttattttccaaaaggGACGTGAGGATTAAATAATCATTCTAAAGAAAGGCTGCTCATACTGCTGATAGTTCCAAAGAAATGGGGCTCAACAGAAACCCAGGAGAGTTTTTCAGCCTCAGGCCGTCAGAACAAGCTGATCCTGCCATCTGTTTAtcctttatttatctttaaaccATCTAAACCAGTCGTGATAAACTGAGGAGTGTTGATGACACGTTGAGTTTGAGTTCCAGGCCGCGGCGGTCAGAAGGCGATGTAGTGGCTGTCACTGGTGCTGACGATGTCGCTGTCACACTCCAGCGTCTGCAGGACGAGCTCCAGGGCCGCCTTGCTCACATTGAGGCTGTAGCGCTGCCTGACCGCAGACAGGATGTGCAAGATGTGGCAACCCTTCTCCGCGTCTGTGTGCAGAGACAGGACGGTCAATatacaccaacacacacacacacacccgcacacacacacacacacacacacacacacacacacacacacacacaatcaacAAAACATCCAGTAAAACCAGCAAATAGAAGGATTTAATCAAGAACAGGTTGAAGTCTACTCacacttttctctctttgaatCCTCCCTGATGATATCTTTGACCGCTATGAGCAGATCTTTGTCTTGTATGGTCACCTGGTGAGGAGAAAACTCTTCAAACATCCAGGAAACAGTAACCCTACTGAAGGACCGGTTCCACTGCGTTCTTACATGATACACTTCATCCTGGGACTTGACCTTGCGGTACACGGTGCCTTCGTCCTGCAGGACCTGCAGAACCTCCTTCAGGAGCTGGTTGAGCTGCTGGCAGCCAGACGGACCAGCAACAGCCTCCTGCACACAGATACTGAgccatgatgcttatgctttatATGCAGATTAAGAATATCTGTGGAGGACATAAAAGGCTGAATATAACAATAACTTTAAGAGGAACTGATTCTGCAGAACATCAGATTATTGATGGAAGttttagacagaaaaatgaaattagcaaaaatattaaagaaactttagtttttgatattataattatttaatgaGACATATACAGAAGAGGATtatggctgctgaaaaagaaaaagttctgactttttttctcagatttctgactttagTCTCTCTATTCTAATGTTTCTCAGAACTTTGATGTTAATCTTGGAATTCTGACCTTTTGTTCAACTTTGacctcagaattttgactttaatctcaggattgtattttttttctcagattctAATTTTAGTcccagaattttgactttaatctcaaaactttgactttaatttcaagattctgactttttactcagatttctgactttaatcacTCACgtaaaaaaatcacttaaatcTGGCATGTACCTCCAGAAGGATAGCTCCTCTCACATCTCTGTCATTGAAGCAGTTTGCTCCCAGATGCCCATCTACGCTAAAGtcagaaatcttttttattaatagCCTTAATCCTCTTTGGTAAATACCAATActtatatttacacatttttagtGTTATTCTGTCTATGGAGTAAACGGTGCTTGAAATGGAAACTATTCCCTTTCCAGTCTTCCTCACCTGAGCTTGGAGTCGGCTGGAGATCAGAGGCTGCAGCAGATCCTGGACGTCGTACGGTCTGAACTTAGCCACCAACCTCTGCTTCAGGAAGTCCTTAATGACGTTTGTTGCTTTGCTAAGAGAAGTTTCTGCTGAGTCTCTGCAAGCAATAAAACGTTTTCATGTTTACAGGAGGACAAGCTAACGGAAGAATATCAGTTTTTGTGAATGATTTGCTGATGGCCACCCACTGCCCCTCCCACAGAATCATGTTCAGAGGTTTTGTAATCTAGATGTCTTCAGGGCTCTGAGGTTCTAATCTGCTCTCACAGATGGATCTTTGTACCCTGCTACGTCGAGCTGGAAGCGCTTGTCGTAAAACAGCCTGTAGAGCTGAGGGACCTCCATCATCCAGGCTATCTGGACCGCCATCACTGGGTCGTCCACCTTATCTGCCAAAACGTACAGACACAAGCATGCTCTAGCACTGCAGCCACTCCTCAAGCAAAATCAAATGTCATTTGTTTATATCAGAAACCTTCACAgctcttctaaaaaaaaactcagattaagCCAACACAGAGATCATTTTTACAAAAGGTGGCTTCCAATCAGAAGGAACTAGACACGCCATATTCCAGCCGCGTCTGAAAATCAGCACCACTTGTTTTTTGTAGTGTCCCATAAAGACCCAGGCTAATTATTGTCTGCAAAACAAATTGATCTTTCTGCAATAAATGGCTTGAAATAAGATGCTTTCACCTGTGTGTGTAAATGACCTACGGTAAAAACTGAGAGCGATAGAAGACAATGagaggcagccatgttggattttgagTTGGATGCTAGAGAAGGACTTCAATTCATTTCAAACACAATGTATTTATCCCACATGTAAATTAAATGCTGTTGTAACTCCTATTGTCCGGGTGTTCAAAAAGAGTCGCTGGGACGGTGATGCTGTAGGCAAGAAAGATCTCTGGTAGCAATCAGGAAACAAATGTCTGACTGAAGACTATTACTGTATGAGTCACATGATTTATGGTTCTTTGTTCATTAAACTTATCATTCAAATgtgcatttaaacatttaatgagTGAGTGAGATTATATGAGGTGATTcttaattttaatgaaataaaatgaatattaaaaagcaTGTTTGGTCTAAAGAGCAGACTCACAGTAGGTGGAAGCCATGATTTCTCTCTGTTGCCTCGACGTCTTCACAGGCCCTCGAACCCGGATCAGCTCTCCGATCTCCAGGTGGCAACGTTTGCGTTGTTTCTGTCGGAGTTTTCTAAGCTCTGCGACCGGATCGAACCCACCTTCGGCGGCATCACTGTGTTTCGTCCCAGCTTACAtgatacaaacaaaaactatttctgtaaactttaataaaactatCTGTTTTTAGGAGGAATCTCTAAATAAAGTGGCTAAATTACATTGGATAAAAATTCGAGTGTCAATACTTTTGATATTTAAACTCATTGAGACCTACATTTACTGGGATCCTCTTCTTCTTTCAATAGGTTACTTTTCCAGCACAGACAGTTTATAACTCCAGTACCATCATCCACTATGCAAACAATGACAGTATGGCTGCATTAGTAGAGAGAATATGCTACAAAATATATGACTGGAAAATATTAAGATGTTTTATCAGTACCTCCATAACAGAAGAAGTCGTCTCTCTCCCTTTTGTAAACCACTATTCCAAGAACATCCACTTTGTAGATCGGATGCAAATTGTAGAAATAAATGCCTACAGacagtaaacagaaacaaaattcactcgtttacaaaaacaattcaaagttATTCAGTCTGAATGCGATCATCAAGAACTTCTTCAAGAACAGGctcaaaacaaactgcagctgcCCTGAAGGTTGTTGTCACCTGGAACCTGTATGGACTCTGTCATCTGCAGGATGTCCCTGACAAACAGCCGAGCAAAGGCGGAGAAGATCGGGTCCATTCCCCACAGCATGGCCGGGGGCTCATCGGCGGGATCCATCGCTGCTGCCTGCATTTCAtcctgaaaacaacaacaaatgtttcCTGTTCTTCTGTTGCTGCAAGGTAAGTTGGTGTCTCACTAGCAAGCTAGTGCTCACGAAGAGTCACGTGTGTAGTTCCCCACACGTGACTGTGTGTGGGGAACTAACTACGGTACGTGTccgccatattgtgagtggcaCATTGGAAACCAGGACAAGCTATGATGGAAACGATGAAGTTTCAACTGATTCTGAtggaacattttacattttaaatgatttctgaATAGCTTGTTTTCACTGGCGTCACTACTGGTGCATTTTGGGTATCAAACGCAATAtgtaactcaaaacaaaatgaacatgtGCTTCAAATAAAGTCTTACGGTTACCTCTGTAAATGCACCAAACTACAGCTTAAATTAAGTTATGATAGTCAGTAGTCATAATAAACTGCTTTTAGGATTTCATTTGATCAAAACTAGTATTAAAGCTGTGtgaacttttcaaaaatagttttctaaATGTTAACTATTTACTTATATGATAACGGAAGTTGTGCACTATTATTGCTGATAGAAAAATAATATCTAAGGAATAGGTTGTGAAACTCACGATGTTAGCTGTTTATTCAATAGAAAACtaatataaatgttattttgataattaagcttactaaatgttttttcttaataattagTAATTAATACTAatgtatatataataataagaaataggagtaatgtattattttcattatCATATACTAAAACAAGCATCTATAACCGACTTTTAAGTGCGTTCTTGTTCACTCTATGCATTATATTCCTCATATTATGCATAGATcctaatgtattttttttaactttgatatAGAAGACGATTCCACATAAgcaaaatatttgcataattaagttttagattttagactctatgcactgtttttattttttcatttcgtCTTGATCAACATGTCTAAAAGTCACTCACAATATGGTTGTAACTGTGACGTAGGCGTCAATCGCTCGCATTGTCTGTAGTCATATGACCCATTcattgaaacttaaaaaaaaatctttcagtcTAAATATTCTTGATAGGAACTTTTTGTAATGTCTCACAGCGTGtgatatttctattaaaaaaaaaaaaaaaaaaaaaatatatatatatatatatatatatatatatatatatatataaatatatatatatatatataaataaattcaataaattcccttctcacccaccgcgggtggttcttatcctctgagctcgggtcctctaccagaggcctgggagcttgagggttctgcgcagtatcttggctgtgccaaggactgcacatttctggactgagatgtctgatgttgttcctgggatctgttgtagccattggtccagtttgggggtgactgccccgagggccccgatgaccacaggcaccactgtggtcttcaccttccaggtcctctccagttcctccctgaggccctggtatttctctagtttctcgtgctcctttttcctgatgttgcagtcgcttggtattgctacatctaccacaacggctttcctttgttgtttatccactacgacaatgtctggttggtttgccattaccattttgtctgtctggatctggaagtcccacaggatcttagctctggcgttctccgccacctttgggggtgtttcccactttgatctcggggtttccagtccatattctgcacagatgtttctgtacactatgcctgcaacttggttatgtccttccatgtacgctttccctgccagtatcttgcaccctgctgttatgtgctggactgtctcaggggcctctatatatatatatatatatatatatatatatatatatatatatatatatatatatatatatatatatatatatatatatatttttttttttttttttttttttttttttttgtgtgtgtgtgtgtgtgttgtgtgtgcgcgcgcgtgtgtgtcaCAATCCATTGCGACACATTGCATTGTGTCGCAATGTATCATGGTATACGTAGTTTCACTGAAACAAAGAGACTTTGGATGTTTCCGTACTGTAACAAATAATAAATCGCTTGTAGATCGTCGCTTTGGTTGAGAAGGCGGCAGGGGGAGCAATTTAAGCagctgttgtgtttctgttggttACCCCGGTCAGATGAGGGCAGAAAGCTAATTTTAGTCTCATTTATTAACCGTTAGCTACCAACTGACACAGCtcaagaagaaaagaaacgcGGGCACGCGCGGTGCTGCGCGTGAACGCGCTCGGTCACTAAATCCGCTACGAGGCACCGAGCAGCCCGACCCGACCCGCTCCGGAGGAAGATGACCGTTTTAACGAACACTAAACCGCGGATAAACTGCGTTTATTGGTGTCCTTTTGGACTGTAGCGAGGGACTTTGTCGGAAATAACGTGAGGATTTGTGGATTTGGACAgttcttggttttttttgtcttttgtgtgtgtttttgttgaagaAAGAGACCCACGGACAGACTGGGTTGCTGTCGGGCCAGTTGGAACAACGACGAGATTCCCGAAACAGTTGATTCtttaagaaagaagaaaaaatatatatatacacgttTTACTTGCTGCAAAACTGTTAAGATTTTAGTGGTTATTATCCTATGTGTACAAAGTGTTTATATTATGAGTGAAATAGCCACTGGGTAAACTGGTCAGATTGGTGTGAAAGGCTAAGCTAAGGTTTGGTTCTGGACTGTTATGGAAGCTTTTGAGTTTGTATTCCCAATGGGACAACATTAACCTGCTCCAAACCTGCAGCTTTGTCTTACTCCTTAATGAACTTTCAAGCAGGAGACATTATGGCGTTTTTTAATTTCCGTAAGATATTTAAACTGGgagtggagaagaagaagaagcaataCGAACATGTGCGCAGGGATGAAAACCCAGAGGAGATTTGGGAAATAATTGGAGAACTGGGAGACGGAGCGTTCGGCAAAGTTTTTAAGGTTTGTTTCTCCTTGATTGttgcacttttgttttcttttatgacaatgtttttgtttaaaaatgcccacttttatttcaataattcataCTTTAAAGCTGCTAACATAACTTTTCTGTGAATTCAATCAAACCCAGGTTAAATATAGTTATTACCTGTAGGACACGTCATGGTCAGGGTTCTATTCTTTTGGTAATTTTagagaaataatttaatcaaaaataaattctactCCCCACACAAGCACACGTATCTGGTGACATTGCAGAAGGCATGAGGCAAACGATGAGGATTTTTGATCATatctgtttgtatttctttatttgttccaCTTTATTAGCAAAGTACCAGGGTAAACTGAAGTGGAAAAGTCCGATTTTAGTATCAAAGATCGACAAAAGATTTCATTTGTTATTCTAAAGTCCTtactatttcatttttaaaacctgctaCTTGCACTGAAAATAATCACCAGGCAGACTTATAATGACCCCGATGCTAACATGTAGCCCTACCAGGGCAACATATCACCAACACCACAAACAGaaagtacaaaagaaaatccaattACTCTGCAGTCAGAAAGAGAAATGTTATTCAAGTAAGCTCAGACTGAGGGTGGTGTCACCATGCTGGAAAATTATGGAACTGTTTTGAGGGAAACAAGCAGAATAtgacattcattcattttctgaatGAATAATATGCACAGAAGCCAAGAAACTAGAAACATCTAAACTATAAAATGAAAACCCATTTTTATGGGTTTTCTTTTATgacagtgttttatttaaaaatgcccACCTTTTTTTAAGAGATTTGTATTTGTTAGTTCTGATGAAGATCATTGTCTTCTCAACCCTCCAGTCAGTTAAGACAGATGGCCATTCACtctgagccaggttctggttctgctggaggtttcttcctgttacaGGGGAGTTTTCTTCTCCACTGTCGCAACATGCATGCTctgtatgagggattgctgcaaagacACAAATCAACTTAATGTCTATTTTTGCTACTTGTTCAGGAGAAGTGAATgctgcaatctgctgggtttccttaaatagaaaacatttattgaatcCTAAACTGACCTTGATGCATTGTTTGATAACTAACAGGGCTGCATGATATTCAAAAATCTTGCAATCTATgcctgttttcttgttttctctcttaCTCCGTCACTCTGcaaacttttacatttcaggCGAAGCCATTAGTGTTCGGTGTGAGAACTGGTCGCTGTGAAACTCTGCCCAACTGGCTAAATATTACATCAGCATGAAAAATACAACTTCATAACACTTGCAAAATATTATCCTACTACCTCAGATGGTAATTGTAGTTGCTGTCTAATAAGCCAAACcttttttggtttattaaagCCATCTGTTGGTGGTTTTTGTTATCCAGTAGAAAGTGGAGCTTGGTGGTTTTGGTTGATATGCCAGATCTAGTTTGAGTTGCATGAGTTCAAAGCAATGCTTTTAGGCAGTTGGATGCTCTTCAGTGACGGCATTTTACATCCAAGCACCAATAACCTCTTGTATTCTTAAATAATATGATGGAATTATAGGATGCACattttttcttgattatttgttttagatatGATTTATTCAAATAGCtgttttgtcttgttacaaAAATGGTAGAAAAAATCA carries:
- the stn1 gene encoding CST complex subunit STN1, translating into MQAAAMDPADEPPAMLWGMDPIFSAFARLFVRDILQMTESIQVPGIYFYNLHPIYKVDVLGIVVYKRERDDFFCYGVDDGTGVINCLCWKSNLLKEEEDPSKSGTKHSDAAEGGFDPVAELRKLRQKQRKRCHLEIGELIRVRGPVKTSRQQREIMASTYYKVDDPVMAVQIAWMMEVPQLYRLFYDKRFQLDVAGDSAETSLSKATNVIKDFLKQRLVAKFRPYDVQDLLQPLISSRLQAQEAVAGPSGCQQLNQLLKEVLQVLQDEGTVYRKVKSQDEVYHVTIQDKDLLIAVKDIIREDSKREKYAEKGCHILHILSAVRQRYSLNVSKAALELVLQTLECDSDIVSTSDSHYIAF